From one Nonomuraea polychroma genomic stretch:
- a CDS encoding ABC transporter substrate-binding protein, translated as MRNVAAAGIAAALSVVIAGCGSGGSGSDKSTLTLWMYPVIADQAKHKAFWDKVEKDFEAKNPAIDVKIDQQPWDGRQEKITTALASRKGFDLVVLGPDQIPQYAQQGTLEPVDDVIAADKAAYLPNALTALTVSGKLYGVPIYQTITAPIYNKKLFADAGVTKVPETLAELKEAAPKLAAKKVAILDYPGKPEVSLNQSFYPILWANGGSVFSPDGKSVTVNSQQGIDSLQFLLDLKAVGGLPENTASKSNDVEGGALAAGKTAMYHAATALNAEQLGAAIGAENVGIGLPLEGTKRVAFGIPGGLVLAKHSESKDAAKKFAAYVASPEVAGPLAKESGFFSARTDVTIPDQSATSKEFAKSLQYAFPGDAHPKARQVMAMISAHIQAALIGKEDAKTALDAAAKEGNELLATGG; from the coding sequence ATGAGAAACGTAGCGGCAGCCGGCATCGCGGCCGCCCTGAGCGTCGTGATCGCCGGATGCGGATCCGGTGGCTCGGGCTCGGACAAGAGCACGCTGACCCTCTGGATGTACCCCGTGATCGCCGACCAGGCCAAGCACAAGGCCTTCTGGGACAAGGTCGAGAAGGACTTCGAGGCCAAGAACCCCGCGATCGACGTCAAGATCGACCAGCAGCCCTGGGACGGCCGCCAGGAGAAGATCACCACGGCACTGGCCTCCAGGAAGGGCTTCGACCTGGTCGTGCTCGGCCCGGACCAGATCCCGCAGTACGCCCAGCAGGGCACACTGGAGCCCGTGGACGACGTGATCGCCGCCGACAAGGCCGCCTACCTGCCCAACGCGCTCACCGCGCTGACGGTGAGCGGCAAGCTCTACGGCGTCCCCATCTACCAGACGATCACGGCCCCCATCTACAACAAGAAGCTCTTCGCCGACGCGGGCGTCACCAAGGTGCCGGAGACGCTGGCCGAGCTGAAGGAGGCCGCACCCAAGCTGGCCGCCAAGAAGGTGGCCATCCTCGACTACCCCGGCAAGCCCGAGGTCTCGCTCAACCAGAGCTTCTACCCCATCCTGTGGGCCAACGGCGGCTCGGTGTTCTCGCCCGACGGCAAGAGCGTGACCGTCAACAGCCAGCAGGGCATCGACAGCCTGCAGTTCCTGCTCGACCTGAAGGCGGTCGGCGGCCTGCCCGAGAACACCGCCAGCAAGAGCAACGACGTCGAGGGCGGCGCGCTCGCCGCCGGCAAGACCGCGATGTACCACGCGGCCACGGCACTCAACGCCGAGCAGCTCGGCGCCGCCATCGGCGCCGAGAACGTGGGCATCGGCCTGCCGCTGGAAGGCACCAAGCGGGTCGCGTTCGGCATCCCCGGCGGCCTCGTCCTGGCCAAGCACTCCGAGAGCAAGGACGCGGCCAAGAAGTTCGCCGCCTACGTCGCCTCTCCCGAGGTGGCCGGGCCGCTGGCCAAGGAGTCCGGCTTCTTCTCCGCGCGGACCGACGTGACGATCCCCGACCAGTCGGCGACCTCCAAGGAGTTCGCCAAGTCGCTGCAGTACGCCTTCCCCGGCGACGCCCACCCCAAGGCCCGTCAGGTCATGGCGATGATCTCGGCCCACATCCAGGCGGCGCTGATCGGCAAGGAGGACGCCAAGACAGCACTGGACGCCGCCGCCAAGGAGGGCAACGAGCTGCTGGCCACCGGCGGCTGA
- a CDS encoding carbohydrate ABC transporter permease, protein MRHRLRDPVTGLLFVLPMLVLFLIFRIFPTLGAAGMSLTNWNIGGEWSFIGADNYTRLVNDPNFWSSLRATMVYTVIYVPLVMAVSLGTALLLNSIVFLRGLFRGMLFLPYVTSFVFAGIIWRWIYEFDGLINGVLAKLDLGPVAFMERAELVLPALALVSCWKGFGYSMLILLAGLKAIPGSYLEAAKVDGAGPWQRFRGITLPLLKPALFFVLVIETIASFQVFDTIYVMTGGGPAKASYTLIYGIFERGFRFWEFGYAATWGMVLFAVVLVVSLIQRRFVGKENT, encoded by the coding sequence GTGCGCCATCGCCTGCGTGATCCGGTCACGGGACTGCTGTTCGTCCTCCCGATGCTCGTGCTGTTCCTGATCTTCAGGATCTTCCCCACACTCGGGGCGGCGGGCATGAGCCTGACGAACTGGAACATCGGCGGAGAGTGGAGCTTCATCGGCGCCGACAACTACACGCGGCTCGTGAACGACCCGAACTTCTGGTCCAGCCTGCGGGCCACGATGGTGTACACCGTCATCTACGTGCCGCTGGTCATGGCCGTCTCGCTCGGCACGGCGCTGCTGCTCAACTCGATCGTCTTCCTGCGCGGGCTGTTCCGCGGCATGCTCTTCCTGCCGTACGTGACCAGCTTCGTGTTCGCCGGCATCATCTGGCGCTGGATCTACGAGTTCGACGGCCTGATCAACGGCGTGCTGGCCAAGCTCGACCTGGGGCCCGTCGCCTTCATGGAACGGGCGGAGCTGGTGCTGCCCGCCCTGGCCCTCGTCTCCTGCTGGAAAGGCTTCGGCTACTCGATGCTGATCCTGCTGGCCGGGCTGAAGGCCATCCCCGGCTCGTACCTGGAGGCCGCCAAGGTCGACGGCGCCGGCCCCTGGCAGCGCTTCCGCGGCATCACGCTGCCCCTGCTCAAGCCCGCGCTCTTCTTCGTGCTGGTGATCGAGACGATCGCCTCCTTCCAGGTCTTCGACACGATCTACGTGATGACCGGCGGCGGGCCCGCCAAGGCCAGTTACACGCTCATCTACGGCATCTTCGAACGCGGCTTCAGGTTCTGGGAGTTCGGCTACGCGGCCACGTGGGGGATGGTGCTCTTCGCCGTCGTGCTGGTCGTCTCGCTGATCCAGCGCCGCTTCGTCGGCAAGGAGAACACCTGA
- a CDS encoding carbohydrate ABC transporter permease, protein MTMTATRPAATRVRQGATPRRHGTRWALYALLAVMSLLTLGPFIAMVIVALSPRGEPTVPVQWPDSLTFDNIMQVLNASGFVEWTLNSLIYSAVSVVIILLTASMAGYAFAKKRFPGRDTMLWTFLATMMVPFQATLIPLYVLVSDFGGADTFWGLIVPTLANSQAVFLMRQFILGLPDELFDAAKVDGASELRVYWTIVVPLTKPILATLGVFVFLWHWNDFLWPLVISQSDATRTLTVGLTVLKTEELQWSMLMSSAAISAVPCLLVFFLLQRYLVNSIAMTGLK, encoded by the coding sequence ATGACGATGACGGCCACGCGCCCGGCCGCCACCCGGGTCCGGCAGGGCGCCACCCCCCGCCGGCACGGCACGAGGTGGGCGCTCTACGCGCTGCTCGCGGTCATGTCGCTGCTGACCCTGGGCCCGTTCATCGCCATGGTGATCGTGGCGCTCTCGCCCAGGGGCGAGCCGACCGTGCCCGTCCAGTGGCCGGACTCGCTCACCTTCGACAACATCATGCAGGTCCTGAACGCCTCCGGGTTCGTCGAGTGGACGCTCAACTCGCTGATCTACTCGGCCGTCTCCGTGGTGATCATCCTGCTCACCGCGTCGATGGCCGGCTACGCGTTCGCCAAGAAACGGTTTCCCGGACGGGACACCATGTTGTGGACGTTCCTCGCCACGATGATGGTGCCGTTCCAGGCGACGCTCATCCCGCTGTACGTGCTCGTGTCCGACTTCGGCGGCGCCGACACCTTCTGGGGGCTGATCGTTCCGACGCTGGCCAACTCGCAGGCGGTCTTCCTCATGCGCCAGTTCATCCTGGGCCTGCCGGACGAGCTGTTCGACGCCGCCAAGGTGGACGGCGCCTCGGAGCTGCGCGTCTACTGGACGATCGTGGTGCCGCTGACCAAGCCGATCCTGGCCACGTTGGGGGTGTTCGTCTTCCTGTGGCACTGGAACGACTTCCTGTGGCCTCTGGTGATCTCGCAGAGCGACGCCACGCGGACGCTGACCGTGGGGCTGACGGTGCTCAAGACGGAGGAGCTGCAGTGGTCGATGCTGATGTCCTCCGCGGCGATCTCGGCGGTGCCGTGTCTGCTGGTGTTCTTCCTGCTGCAGCGTTATCTGGTCAACAGCATCGCGATGACCGGCCTGAAGTGA
- a CDS encoding dihydrodipicolinate synthase family protein, which produces MSTPIDPRAARLRDRLRGALVAAALTPMTRAGEVDLDVAEAYFRRLVATGADALAVLAHTGRGPFLPTDVRAGLIARARRTGVPVIVGIGGTPPPATTGDAAQPSAPRVGAQPAATATGGTVQPPATAAPATAAAGAAARRVGERRKPGAGEQAAVADARAAAELGADGVLVFPSPGDRVALHEAVWAATGLPMIAFDLYTTPCPPATLRRILDLPGVAGLKTALLSDAMGCQETIALTREAGRLAITGEDRMFGPSLLWGAQAALVGIAAASVETTAAVMRAFEGDDLRGFEKASARLDRLAAATFTAPMEGYVQRMFWLAAAEGLIPGSHACDPYGPALPEGEHAGVLAAAS; this is translated from the coding sequence ATGAGCACGCCGATCGATCCGAGGGCCGCCCGGCTGCGCGACCGTCTGCGCGGGGCCCTGGTCGCCGCCGCGCTGACGCCGATGACGCGGGCGGGGGAGGTGGACCTCGACGTCGCGGAGGCGTACTTCCGGCGGCTGGTCGCCACGGGCGCCGACGCCCTGGCCGTCCTCGCCCACACCGGCCGTGGGCCCTTCCTGCCCACGGACGTCCGCGCCGGCCTGATCGCCCGCGCCCGCCGCACGGGCGTCCCGGTCATCGTCGGCATCGGCGGCACCCCACCACCCGCCACCACCGGCGACGCCGCCCAGCCATCCGCCCCAAGGGTCGGCGCCCAGCCGGCCGCTACCGCAACGGGCGGCACTGTCCAGCCACCCGCCACCGCAGCACCCGCCACCGCAGCGGCCGGCGCCGCCGCGCGCCGCGTCGGCGAGCGGCGGAAGCCGGGGGCGGGCGAGCAGGCGGCGGTGGCGGATGCGCGGGCGGCGGCTGAGCTGGGGGCCGACGGGGTGCTGGTGTTTCCGTCGCCGGGGGATCGGGTGGCGCTGCACGAGGCGGTGTGGGCGGCCACCGGGCTGCCGATGATCGCCTTCGACCTGTACACGACCCCCTGCCCGCCCGCCACACTCCGCCGCATCCTGGATCTCCCCGGGGTCGCCGGGCTCAAGACGGCGCTGTTGTCGGACGCGATGGGATGCCAGGAGACGATCGCCCTCACCCGCGAGGCCGGCAGGCTGGCCATCACCGGCGAGGACCGCATGTTCGGCCCCTCGCTCCTGTGGGGCGCCCAGGCGGCGCTGGTGGGCATCGCGGCCGCGTCGGTGGAGACGACTGCGGCCGTGATGCGCGCGTTCGAGGGCGACGACCTGCGCGGTTTCGAGAAGGCGTCCGCACGGCTGGACCGGCTGGCGGCGGCCACGTTCACGGCGCCGATGGAGGGATACGTGCAGCGCATGTTCTGGCTGGCCGCCGCGGAAGGCCTCATCCCCGGGTCCCACGCCTGCGACCCGTACGGCCCCGCTCTCCCCGAGGGCGAGCACGCCGGGGTCCTGGCGGCCGCCTCGTGA
- a CDS encoding PQQ-binding-like beta-propeller repeat protein, with product MIPRRRFLQAAAASAAAATLPATPAMAATREPEGTITDLGPASVASPLGNAEFVGDVLYMGSRGLAPNVVGAWDLAQDKVTAHFEITTGVGIWAMCKVGTDVYVGTHSRSDLYKIDTLTGATTRLAQYPDPYIWTMAASPDGKVYMGMSQPGRVVEYDPATGVSRDLGQPAPGEAYVRSIQADATHVYAGVGTNAHLVAIDRQTGEKRELLPAEVADRDWVSSMSISDTHVAGGMNSLAELIVLEKADPAAYKVVKATAPGEKYIVSVLIHDGWVYFAGRPSGTLYRYRIATGTYEVLGVPFPEAATVRILEHQGKIYGIQDPGVFVYDPATGTIDYVSHVQKGFRAAPEEPMSVHCDGERVYVGGKGGCDIHDLATRQVTRLAIAGEPKTIMTAGDTTYLGIYTQAALYSHRAGDPEAKLLFRTGHNQDRPKDLCHDKLTGLIVMSTQPEPGHPNGALDVYDPRTGKLDTYRPIVERQTVFSLTARLGTVYMGTSTQEGLGAPPVTTTAKLAAFDLRTRKVRWEIEPVAGAKAVTSLKHTPLALYGITDGGVLFEYDLRRREVTRTLQVCDRGGDLVLAGLHAYTSDEDAVYKIDLVRFTSRTLVDGLASDWFGGGSRLNIDPSRESLYCLKGRNLIRIAI from the coding sequence ATGATCCCCCGCCGCCGTTTCCTCCAAGCCGCAGCCGCCTCCGCAGCCGCCGCGACCCTCCCGGCCACCCCCGCGATGGCCGCCACCCGCGAGCCGGAAGGCACGATCACCGACCTCGGCCCAGCCAGCGTCGCCAGCCCTCTGGGCAACGCCGAGTTCGTCGGCGACGTGCTCTACATGGGCTCGCGCGGCCTGGCGCCCAACGTCGTGGGCGCCTGGGACCTGGCCCAGGACAAGGTCACGGCCCACTTCGAGATCACCACCGGAGTGGGCATCTGGGCGATGTGCAAGGTGGGCACCGACGTCTACGTCGGCACCCACTCCCGATCGGACCTCTACAAGATCGACACACTGACGGGCGCCACGACCAGGCTCGCGCAATACCCCGACCCGTACATCTGGACCATGGCGGCCTCCCCCGACGGCAAGGTCTACATGGGCATGTCGCAGCCCGGGCGCGTGGTGGAGTACGACCCCGCCACCGGCGTCAGCCGCGACCTGGGCCAGCCCGCCCCAGGCGAGGCGTACGTCCGCAGCATCCAGGCCGACGCCACCCACGTCTACGCCGGCGTCGGCACCAACGCCCACCTCGTCGCGATCGACCGGCAGACCGGGGAGAAGCGCGAGCTGCTGCCCGCCGAGGTGGCCGACCGCGATTGGGTGTCCAGCATGTCGATCAGCGACACGCACGTGGCGGGCGGGATGAACTCGCTGGCGGAGCTGATCGTGCTGGAGAAGGCGGACCCGGCCGCGTACAAGGTGGTCAAGGCCACGGCGCCGGGCGAGAAGTACATCGTCTCGGTGCTGATCCACGACGGCTGGGTCTACTTCGCCGGCCGCCCCTCCGGGACCCTCTACCGCTACCGGATCGCGACCGGCACGTACGAGGTGCTCGGCGTGCCGTTCCCGGAGGCGGCCACCGTCCGCATCCTGGAGCACCAGGGAAAGATCTACGGTATCCAGGATCCCGGCGTCTTCGTCTACGACCCGGCCACCGGCACCATCGACTACGTCAGCCACGTGCAGAAGGGCTTCCGGGCCGCCCCGGAGGAGCCGATGTCGGTGCACTGCGACGGCGAACGCGTCTACGTCGGCGGCAAGGGCGGCTGCGACATTCACGACCTGGCCACCCGCCAGGTCACCAGGCTGGCCATCGCCGGCGAGCCCAAGACCATCATGACCGCCGGCGACACCACGTACCTCGGCATCTACACCCAGGCCGCCCTCTACTCCCACCGCGCCGGCGACCCCGAGGCCAAACTGCTCTTCCGCACCGGCCACAACCAGGACCGGCCGAAGGACCTGTGCCACGACAAGCTGACCGGGCTGATCGTGATGTCCACCCAGCCCGAGCCCGGACACCCGAACGGCGCGCTCGACGTGTACGACCCGCGGACCGGCAAGCTCGACACCTACCGGCCGATCGTCGAGCGGCAGACCGTGTTCTCGCTGACGGCCCGGCTGGGCACCGTCTACATGGGCACCAGCACGCAGGAGGGCCTCGGCGCCCCGCCGGTCACGACCACGGCCAAGCTGGCGGCCTTCGACCTGCGCACGCGGAAGGTGCGGTGGGAGATCGAGCCGGTGGCCGGCGCGAAAGCCGTCACGAGCCTGAAGCACACGCCGCTCGCCCTGTACGGGATCACCGACGGCGGCGTCCTGTTCGAGTACGACCTGCGCCGGCGCGAGGTCACCCGCACGCTGCAGGTGTGCGACCGGGGCGGCGACCTCGTGCTGGCCGGCCTCCATGCGTACACCAGCGACGAGGACGCCGTCTACAAGATCGACCTGGTCCGCTTCACGTCCCGCACGCTCGTGGACGGGCTGGCGAGCGACTGGTTCGGCGGCGGCTCCCGGCTCAACATCGACCCGTCCCGCGAGAGCCTTTACTGTCTCAAGGGCCGCAACCTCATCCGCATCGCCATCTGA
- a CDS encoding amidohydrolase family protein: MIIDVHAHWGPWFFTMDVAGANLSAMDRFGIDLSIVSATEAVIYDAPAGNRALAAWLDTQDRHLGYVTINPRRPADAERDLRAYLPTGKFVGVKIHTDYTRSPASSPQMREALAMVAEAGVPALVHTWGATVLDLAQSCLDTPGLRVIAGHMGADAFPYAIEAANACDRLYLEPCYSHAPTGRIAQVAAAVDRTRLLFGTDSTLIDPASAFGAVAAAGLDPETAELVAWRNAAQLFDLDITA; the protein is encoded by the coding sequence ATGATCATCGACGTGCACGCGCACTGGGGCCCGTGGTTCTTCACCATGGACGTCGCCGGAGCCAACTTGTCCGCCATGGACCGCTTCGGCATCGACCTGTCCATCGTCTCGGCCACCGAAGCGGTGATCTACGACGCCCCGGCGGGCAACCGGGCCTTGGCCGCCTGGCTGGACACCCAGGACCGCCACCTCGGATATGTCACCATCAATCCCCGCCGACCGGCCGACGCCGAGCGGGACCTGCGCGCATACCTGCCCACCGGCAAGTTCGTCGGCGTCAAGATCCACACCGACTACACACGATCGCCCGCCTCCTCGCCCCAGATGCGGGAGGCGCTGGCCATGGTCGCGGAGGCGGGCGTGCCCGCGCTGGTTCACACCTGGGGCGCCACGGTGCTGGACCTGGCACAGAGCTGCCTCGACACGCCCGGCCTGCGGGTCATCGCGGGGCACATGGGCGCCGACGCCTTCCCTTACGCCATCGAGGCCGCGAACGCCTGCGACCGCCTCTACCTGGAGCCCTGCTACTCCCACGCGCCCACCGGCCGCATCGCGCAGGTGGCGGCCGCCGTGGACCGCACGCGGCTGCTCTTCGGCACCGACTCGACCCTCATCGACCCGGCCTCGGCGTTCGGAGCGGTGGCGGCGGCGGGTCTCGACCCGGAGACGGCCGAGCTGGTCGCGTGGCGGAACGCCGCCCAGCTTTTCGATCTGGACATTACGGCCTAG
- a CDS encoding amidohydrolase family protein, whose protein sequence is MTAFDASSLVGGLEVTLDVDVLVGAYPDRDGPPGTPRAVLDTLAAHRIRAGAVASLRAALFDMRSGNDEVLALATSDGTGTASGRDPAVVPVGTVDLRDPIGAVREIDRLAELGVQAVRLFPDEQGVEAGFPSVRHVARKAAGLGLVVLTGGDVRRFWQPFSGLDATVVFLDTHFYHLGDFLVVAADEPGFHTSTRLLNSPDALETVPADRLLYGSRTPHYEPVVPLLRLATSGLKPDEIAAVAGGNARRLLG, encoded by the coding sequence GTGACGGCGTTCGACGCGAGCAGTCTTGTCGGCGGGCTCGAGGTGACCCTCGACGTGGATGTGCTGGTCGGCGCCTATCCCGACCGTGACGGCCCGCCGGGCACGCCCCGGGCGGTGCTGGACACGCTGGCCGCACACCGCATCCGGGCGGGCGCGGTCGCGTCTCTGCGGGCCGCGCTGTTCGACATGCGGTCAGGCAATGACGAGGTCCTGGCCCTGGCCACGAGCGACGGCACCGGGACCGCCTCCGGCCGCGACCCGGCGGTCGTCCCGGTGGGGACCGTGGATCTGCGCGACCCCATCGGGGCCGTACGCGAGATCGACCGGCTCGCCGAGCTGGGCGTGCAGGCCGTCAGGCTCTTCCCCGACGAGCAGGGCGTCGAGGCGGGCTTCCCCTCGGTCCGCCACGTCGCCAGGAAGGCGGCCGGGCTCGGCCTCGTCGTGCTGACCGGCGGGGACGTGCGGCGCTTCTGGCAGCCGTTCTCCGGCCTGGACGCCACGGTCGTCTTCCTCGACACGCACTTCTACCACCTGGGCGACTTCCTCGTGGTCGCCGCCGACGAGCCGGGCTTCCACACCTCGACCCGCCTGCTCAACTCCCCCGACGCGCTGGAGACCGTGCCGGCGGACCGGCTCCTGTACGGCTCGCGCACCCCCCACTACGAGCCGGTCGTGCCGCTGCTGCGCCTGGCGACGAGCGGGCTGAAGCCGGACGAGATCGCCGCCGTGGCGGGCGGCAACGCGAGGAGGCTGCTCGGATGA
- a CDS encoding PQQ-binding-like beta-propeller repeat protein, with the protein MPRKPLAVSAALAATLLLPVLPAQAATPREAASCAGPRVETFGPASVTGAIVGAAVHKDKAYVVTRGQKPPVLAEIDLATREVVRSVRLPDGPAAGEPEGGWATAVSGGKVYVGTYPVPDLYRFDPATGEVARLASFGRNGGYIWALAAAPDGTLYAGTYPDGRVREYVPATGAVRDFGVLATGERYVRTVAADARNVYAGLLDKGKLVAIDRTTGAVKELAQGPAGIGVVAEHGDRILAVSGQTLIDVRKDGTDARHVPLAAGSLDALTVAADGTVYGTSRPDGAVHRYRTGDAAPAKIADPPSQDDETRRLALAGDGTLIGFSGSGGMWSLDLRTGESRFTDLIEAGLPSGPERPQSMLLVPGRAVYVGGHFFMDVRDLRTGQKRRFRVPGEPKDLVRRGNKIYAAIYPSGQIISIDLRTDEIRGLGYLGHGQQRPWDIEYDPVTDKLLVASAPLGGKLEGALSIVDPDTGAIDVYKGVIPGQSLMSLSLDARNGIVYLGGDVLGGGGVTPVKTSASVAAFDLRTRTVSWQVDPVPGFRTFQDIKVHGGLLYGVYKRDSGAWIALDLATRTVKHQGTLSGYGELTTHRGKVFVSTFFGGGNAYELSDQATHLATGLGDDWYTNPQLHFEPGSWKAWALSGRHLARIDLDPRCPLLTVTPPQSR; encoded by the coding sequence ATGCCGCGTAAACCCCTCGCGGTCTCCGCGGCCCTGGCCGCCACCCTGCTCTTGCCGGTGCTCCCGGCCCAAGCGGCCACCCCGCGAGAGGCGGCCTCGTGTGCCGGGCCGCGCGTGGAGACGTTCGGGCCGGCGTCGGTGACCGGCGCCATCGTGGGCGCCGCGGTCCACAAGGACAAGGCCTACGTCGTCACGCGCGGCCAGAAGCCTCCTGTGCTGGCCGAGATCGACCTGGCCACCCGGGAGGTCGTCAGGAGCGTGCGCCTGCCCGACGGCCCCGCGGCCGGGGAACCGGAGGGCGGCTGGGCCACGGCCGTATCGGGCGGCAAGGTCTACGTCGGCACGTACCCCGTCCCGGACCTCTACCGCTTCGACCCGGCTACCGGCGAGGTGGCGCGCCTGGCCTCCTTCGGCAGGAACGGCGGCTACATCTGGGCGCTGGCCGCGGCCCCCGACGGCACCCTCTACGCGGGCACCTATCCGGACGGCCGGGTCAGGGAGTACGTCCCCGCCACCGGCGCGGTACGCGACTTCGGGGTGCTCGCCACCGGCGAGCGGTACGTCAGGACGGTGGCGGCCGACGCCCGGAACGTCTACGCGGGCCTGCTCGACAAGGGCAAGCTCGTTGCGATCGACCGCACGACGGGCGCCGTCAAGGAGCTGGCCCAGGGCCCGGCCGGCATCGGGGTGGTCGCCGAGCACGGCGACCGGATCCTCGCGGTCAGCGGCCAGACGCTCATCGACGTGCGCAAGGACGGGACGGACGCACGGCATGTCCCCCTCGCCGCGGGCAGCCTCGACGCGCTCACCGTGGCCGCCGACGGCACGGTCTACGGCACCTCCCGCCCCGACGGCGCCGTCCACCGCTACCGCACCGGCGACGCCGCGCCCGCCAAGATCGCCGACCCGCCGTCGCAGGACGACGAGACCAGGCGGCTCGCGCTCGCGGGCGACGGCACCCTGATCGGCTTCTCCGGCAGCGGCGGCATGTGGTCGCTGGACCTGCGGACCGGCGAGTCCCGGTTCACCGACCTGATCGAGGCCGGCCTGCCGAGCGGCCCCGAGCGGCCCCAGAGCATGCTGCTGGTGCCCGGCCGGGCCGTCTACGTCGGCGGCCACTTCTTCATGGACGTCCGCGACCTGCGTACCGGTCAGAAGCGCAGGTTCCGCGTCCCGGGCGAGCCCAAGGACCTCGTGCGGCGCGGAAACAAGATCTACGCCGCCATCTACCCGAGCGGTCAGATCATCTCCATCGACCTCCGCACCGACGAGATCCGCGGGCTCGGCTACCTCGGACACGGCCAGCAGCGCCCCTGGGACATCGAGTACGACCCGGTGACCGACAAGCTGCTGGTCGCCTCCGCCCCCCTCGGCGGCAAGCTCGAAGGCGCCCTGTCGATCGTGGACCCCGACACCGGCGCGATCGACGTCTACAAGGGCGTCATCCCCGGCCAGAGCCTGATGAGCCTGTCGCTGGACGCCCGCAACGGCATCGTGTACCTCGGCGGCGACGTGCTCGGCGGCGGCGGTGTCACGCCGGTGAAGACCTCGGCGTCCGTCGCGGCCTTCGACCTCCGAACCCGTACCGTGTCATGGCAGGTGGACCCGGTCCCCGGCTTCCGTACCTTCCAGGACATCAAGGTGCACGGCGGCCTGCTCTACGGCGTCTACAAGCGCGACTCCGGCGCCTGGATCGCCCTGGACCTGGCCACCAGGACAGTCAAGCACCAGGGCACCCTGTCCGGGTACGGCGAGCTGACCACGCACCGCGGCAAGGTGTTCGTCAGCACGTTCTTCGGCGGCGGCAACGCCTACGAGCTGAGCGACCAGGCCACGCACCTGGCCACCGGCCTCGGCGACGACTGGTACACCAACCCGCAGCTGCACTTCGAGCCCGGCTCATGGAAGGCCTGGGCCCTGAGCGGCCGGCATCTGGCCAGGATCGACCTCGACCCGCGCTGCCCGCTCCTCACCGTCACCCCGCCGCAAAGCCGATGA
- a CDS encoding amidohydrolase family protein, with the protein MTDLVVDAHRLIGPVPFDDLPEDPRPEMDRLGIHQAYVTHTLAIHSDVRAGNEALLDLHDPRLVPVPVLLPESFEPVPDWDVPMVRLCPNRHRFELTGPTALRWLAALGVTAAVDFEETSPGHLLALARELPEQRILLLNPGYRRLRAIAELMTAIPNLWLEIGTVNTQRGVEWLAGHFGAERLVFGTGAPVMDDCGPRFLLDHLDLPEADVALIASGGSLL; encoded by the coding sequence ATGACGGATCTCGTCGTGGACGCCCACCGGCTCATCGGCCCCGTACCCTTCGACGACCTGCCGGAGGACCCGCGGCCGGAGATGGACCGGCTGGGCATCCACCAGGCCTACGTGACCCACACCCTCGCCATCCACTCCGACGTCCGCGCCGGGAACGAGGCGCTGCTCGACCTCCACGACCCCCGGCTCGTGCCGGTGCCCGTGCTGCTGCCCGAGTCCTTCGAGCCGGTGCCGGACTGGGACGTGCCCATGGTCAGGCTCTGCCCGAACCGGCACCGCTTCGAGCTGACCGGGCCGACGGCCCTGCGCTGGCTGGCGGCGCTCGGCGTCACGGCGGCCGTCGACTTCGAGGAGACCTCGCCCGGGCACCTGCTCGCCCTCGCCAGAGAGCTGCCCGAGCAGCGCATCCTGCTGCTCAACCCCGGCTACCGGCGGCTGCGCGCGATCGCCGAGCTGATGACCGCGATCCCGAACCTGTGGCTGGAGATCGGCACCGTCAACACCCAGCGCGGCGTCGAGTGGCTGGCCGGGCACTTCGGGGCCGAACGGCTGGTGTTCGGCACCGGCGCCCCGGTCATGGACGACTGCGGCCCCCGCTTCCTCCTCGACCACCTGGACCTGCCGGAGGCCGACGTCGCCCTGATCGCATCGGGAGGGAGCCTGCTGTGA